A single region of the Roseivivax sp. THAF197b genome encodes:
- the lexA gene encoding transcriptional repressor LexA yields the protein MLTKKQLDLLDFINRRLQRDGVPPSFDEMKEALDLRSKSGIHRLITALEERGFIRRLAHRARAIEIVKLPETLGGTAQNGFQPRVIEGDAATSRPAAAQPVSATHATDLQILGRIAAGAPIEAINDIPPEIAVPGQMLAGAGRHYALEVKGDSMIDAGINDGDVVVIRETGEAQNGDIVVAQVQGYEATLKRFKRKDDMIILEAANPAYEPRVLPRGDVSVQGRLVGLIRTY from the coding sequence ATGCTGACCAAGAAACAACTCGATCTTCTGGACTTCATCAACCGTCGCCTGCAGCGCGATGGCGTGCCGCCCAGCTTTGACGAGATGAAGGAAGCATTGGATCTGCGGTCGAAGTCCGGAATTCACCGATTGATCACGGCGCTGGAGGAGCGCGGCTTTATCCGTCGCCTCGCCCATCGTGCCCGTGCAATCGAGATCGTGAAGCTGCCGGAAACGCTGGGCGGCACTGCGCAGAACGGATTTCAGCCCCGCGTGATCGAGGGTGATGCCGCCACGTCCCGTCCTGCAGCGGCGCAACCCGTGTCGGCGACCCATGCGACGGATCTGCAGATCCTCGGACGGATCGCGGCGGGTGCACCGATCGAGGCGATCAATGACATCCCGCCCGAGATTGCGGTGCCTGGCCAGATGCTCGCCGGTGCCGGGCGGCACTACGCGCTTGAGGTCAAAGGCGATTCCATGATCGACGCGGGCATCAATGACGGGGATGTCGTGGTCATCCGCGAAACCGGCGAGGCGCAGAACGGAGATATCGTTGTGGCGCAGGTGCAAGGCTATGAGGCCACGCTGAAGCGGTTCAAACGCAAGGATGACATGATCATCCTGGAAGCTGCGAACCCAGCCTATGAGCCGCGCGTGCTGCCCCGTGGCGATGTCTCGGTTCAGGGGCGACTGGTCGGATTGATCCGCACCTACTGA
- a CDS encoding BadF/BadG/BcrA/BcrD ATPase family protein, producing MPVIAADGGGTRCRIAFANAHIVEQVEVAACNLSSDFDGGIRELRRGLDLLSQVLGEDLNQFPAVFALAGVVSDDIANRAARTFPFARIRVCEDRVAALRGALGGVDGAVIHAGTGAFVGVQAEGRARFAGGWGSNLGDEGSGFWIGREALRHHLRVLEKRADKGELSSAIQSEIGGAAEVIAYAGTRPVRDIADLAPRVVACAKTDPSAQEILMNAARHLSDYMQGMEEADHGPICLTGGVAPHLAAYLPTHIQKRLTQPRGTPLAGAIALARDLAGQS from the coding sequence GTGCCGGTGATTGCCGCCGACGGGGGCGGCACGCGATGCCGGATCGCGTTTGCAAATGCGCATATCGTCGAGCAGGTCGAGGTTGCGGCGTGCAATCTATCATCCGATTTTGATGGCGGAATCAGAGAGCTGCGACGCGGACTTGATCTGCTGTCTCAAGTTCTGGGCGAAGATCTGAACCAATTTCCTGCCGTCTTTGCCCTGGCTGGCGTCGTGTCAGACGATATCGCGAACCGTGCGGCCCGTACGTTTCCTTTCGCGCGCATCCGCGTCTGCGAGGACCGTGTTGCAGCGCTGCGCGGTGCCCTCGGAGGCGTGGACGGGGCCGTCATCCATGCCGGTACGGGGGCTTTCGTCGGGGTTCAGGCAGAAGGGCGCGCCCGGTTCGCGGGCGGCTGGGGATCCAATCTGGGCGATGAGGGATCGGGTTTCTGGATCGGTCGGGAGGCCTTGCGGCACCATTTGCGGGTCCTCGAAAAGCGGGCTGACAAAGGTGAATTGTCATCGGCAATTCAATCGGAAATCGGCGGCGCCGCAGAGGTCATCGCCTATGCGGGCACGCGACCCGTCCGTGACATTGCCGATCTGGCACCGCGGGTGGTTGCCTGCGCCAAAACTGACCCATCCGCTCAGGAGATATTGATGAACGCCGCCCGGCATCTATCTGATTATATGCAAGGAATGGAGGAAGCGGATCACGGCCCGATTTGCCTGACGGGGGGCGTTGCCCCGCATCTCGCAGCCTATCTTCCGACCCATATCCAAAAGCGGCTGACCCAACCCAGAGGCACGCCGCTTGCCGGAGCGATCGCCTTGGCGCGGGACTTGGCGGGCCAGTCATGA
- the nagA gene encoding N-acetylglucosamine-6-phosphate deacetylase, with amino-acid sequence MSEAIQFLNGRVFDGEHLLEDQALTICDGTVISDIKGEDATQIDLHGDILAPGFVDLQVNGGGGINLNDDPCVETLRRMTEAHRALGATTLLPTLITDRPEKVSVAIEAACEACADHVPGIAGLHLEGPHLDRAKHGAHDPAMIRPMDASDLALLIEAAKRLPCLMVTLAPENATLEQVRKLSDAGVVVMLGHSDCDAVTASAYFEAGARGVTHLFNAMSQMNARAPGLVGAALSHRVWCGLIADGVHVAPEAMRVALAANDHIVLVSDAMAVAGTDLPSFMLGERKVYRKNNELRLEDETLAGADLDLTRAVSIVMTECGQSLEQALRRATSGPASLAGLTGGIGSLRPGDPFRAVRLREETGGLRLIDVFG; translated from the coding sequence ATGAGCGAGGCAATCCAATTCCTCAACGGCCGTGTGTTCGATGGGGAGCATCTACTTGAGGATCAGGCGCTAACGATCTGTGATGGAACAGTAATCTCTGACATCAAGGGCGAGGATGCCACGCAAATCGACCTTCACGGTGATATCTTGGCGCCCGGTTTCGTCGATCTTCAGGTCAATGGCGGTGGCGGCATCAACCTGAACGACGATCCTTGCGTTGAAACACTGCGCAGGATGACGGAGGCGCATCGGGCACTTGGCGCGACGACCCTCTTGCCGACGCTGATCACCGACCGACCGGAGAAGGTGTCTGTGGCCATCGAGGCGGCCTGTGAGGCATGTGCAGACCATGTACCGGGCATTGCCGGGCTGCACCTGGAAGGGCCGCATCTGGACCGCGCGAAACACGGCGCCCATGATCCGGCGATGATCCGTCCGATGGACGCCTCGGACCTCGCCTTGCTGATCGAGGCGGCGAAACGCTTGCCCTGTCTCATGGTGACGCTGGCGCCTGAAAACGCGACCCTGGAGCAGGTGCGCAAGCTTTCGGACGCGGGCGTCGTCGTCATGCTCGGCCACAGCGATTGCGACGCCGTCACCGCATCCGCCTATTTCGAGGCAGGCGCGCGGGGCGTCACGCATCTGTTCAACGCGATGAGCCAGATGAATGCGCGTGCGCCGGGACTCGTGGGTGCGGCGCTCTCGCATCGGGTGTGGTGCGGTTTGATCGCGGATGGGGTGCATGTGGCGCCGGAGGCGATGCGCGTGGCGCTGGCGGCCAACGACCACATCGTGCTGGTCAGCGACGCCATGGCCGTGGCCGGGACAGATTTGCCGAGCTTCATGCTCGGGGAACGAAAGGTTTATCGGAAAAACAATGAATTACGGCTCGAAGATGAGACGCTGGCGGGGGCGGATCTGGACCTCACGCGCGCGGTCTCGATCGTTATGACGGAATGCGGTCAGAGCCTGGAGCAGGCCCTTCGGCGCGCGACATCCGGCCCGGCCAGTCTGGCCGGGCTGACAGGTGGCATAGGTTCGCTCAGACCGGGAGACCCGTTTCGGGCCGTCCGTCTTCGTGAGGAAACGGGCGGCCTGCGGCTGATCGATGTCTTTGGCTGA
- a CDS encoding lytic murein transglycosylase, whose amino-acid sequence MTLSRRTFALGATAFLSACGGGGASPISPTPARDPDLMPTPNPGFDAWVAGFRARARSRGISESTLDRAFRGAGFLPGVVARDRNQTEFKRSFEDYLNIVAGDARVATGREKFRQNSSLLSEVEARYGVPASITCAIWGVESRFGARRGDIPVISATATLAYDGRRGDFFEAQLLAALRILERGDTSAGQLTGSWAGAMGHTQFIPTTYQAHAVDFRGDGRRDIWSEDPTDGLASAAAYLADSGWRRGRPWGLEVRAPEGLPTGRGNRRTVASWTAAGVTSARGGALPALGDAALLRPSGIVGPAFLVSRNFDVILRYNNSENYALGVGYLASRIAGGPPLSAQFPPDATGLTADDRKRLQELLTSRGFDTGGTDGVIGPNTEEAIRAYQASVGLPVTGTPSPALLQALAR is encoded by the coding sequence ATGACCCTATCTCGTCGCACCTTCGCCCTCGGGGCAACCGCCTTCCTGTCCGCTTGCGGCGGCGGCGGTGCCTCCCCGATTTCCCCGACCCCCGCGCGCGATCCGGACCTGATGCCGACGCCCAATCCCGGCTTTGACGCCTGGGTGGCGGGCTTCCGCGCGCGCGCCCGGTCGCGCGGCATCTCCGAAAGCACGTTGGACAGGGCGTTTCGCGGCGCGGGCTTCCTGCCCGGCGTCGTCGCGCGGGATCGCAACCAGACCGAGTTCAAGCGCAGTTTTGAGGATTACCTCAACATCGTCGCGGGCGATGCGCGCGTGGCCACCGGACGAGAGAAATTCAGACAAAACAGCAGCTTGCTATCGGAAGTTGAAGCGCGCTACGGCGTGCCCGCATCCATCACCTGTGCCATCTGGGGCGTGGAAAGCCGCTTCGGGGCGCGCCGTGGGGACATCCCGGTCATCTCTGCCACGGCGACGCTAGCCTATGACGGACGGCGCGGTGACTTCTTCGAAGCCCAGCTTCTCGCAGCACTGCGGATCCTCGAACGGGGCGATACGAGCGCCGGGCAACTGACCGGGTCCTGGGCTGGCGCGATGGGACATACACAATTCATTCCAACCACTTATCAAGCCCATGCGGTCGATTTCCGTGGCGATGGTCGGCGCGATATCTGGTCGGAGGATCCGACGGACGGGCTTGCCTCTGCGGCGGCCTACCTCGCCGATAGCGGCTGGCGTCGTGGTCGTCCCTGGGGCCTTGAAGTGCGTGCGCCGGAGGGCCTGCCCACGGGGCGCGGCAACCGGCGCACCGTCGCCTCTTGGACAGCCGCGGGTGTCACCTCTGCGCGGGGCGGCGCGCTGCCAGCGCTCGGAGATGCGGCCCTGCTCAGACCATCGGGGATCGTGGGCCCGGCTTTTCTGGTCTCGCGGAATTTCGATGTGATCCTGCGCTACAACAATTCGGAAAACTACGCGCTTGGCGTGGGTTACCTGGCCTCGCGCATTGCGGGCGGCCCGCCGCTGTCAGCCCAGTTTCCGCCGGACGCAACCGGGCTGACCGCGGATGATCGCAAACGCCTGCAGGAATTGCTGACATCGCGCGGCTTCGACACGGGCGGCACGGATGGCGTGATCGGACCGAACACTGAAGAGGCAATCCGCGCCTACCAAGCCAGTGTGGGGCTGCCGGTGACAGGCACACCCTCGCCCGCCTTGCTGCAAGCGCTCGCGCGCTGA
- the glpK gene encoding glycerol kinase GlpK translates to MTYILAIDQGTTSSRAILFDEKLRIAAIAQEEFEQHYPASGWVEHEASDLWTTTAATCRGVIEKAETDASQIAAIGITNQRETTVVWDAETGHAVHRAIVWQDRRTSAYCQELKAQGHEEMVTDRTGLLLDPYFSSTKLKFILDEVDPDRSRAKAGKLLFGTVDTFLIWKLTGGKVHATDATNACRTMLYDIRKGRWSTSICKLLDIPVEMLPEVRDSAAEYGVTRGDLFGREIPILGVAGDQQAATIGQACFEPGMLKSTYGTGCFALMNTGAEPVRSENRLLTTIAYQLDGKPTYALEGSIFIAGAVVQWLRDGLKIIREAKETQPMAERADDTQNVVLVPAFTGLGAPYWNAECRGAIFGLTRNSGPEEFARAALESVGYQTRDLLDAMRADWKGDGAGRTLRVDGGMSASDFAMQFLADIIGADVDRPEVLETTAMGAAWLAGMKAGIYPDRDGFAAMWALDRKFEPSMDADTREEKYASWQRAVAAAQAF, encoded by the coding sequence ATGACCTATATTCTCGCCATCGATCAAGGCACGACCTCGAGCCGCGCCATCCTGTTCGACGAGAAACTCAGGATCGCCGCAATCGCTCAGGAAGAATTCGAACAGCACTACCCCGCCTCGGGCTGGGTCGAGCATGAGGCCAGCGATCTCTGGACGACGACGGCCGCCACCTGCCGCGGCGTGATCGAGAAGGCGGAGACCGATGCCAGCCAGATCGCGGCCATCGGGATCACAAACCAACGCGAAACCACCGTGGTCTGGGATGCCGAGACGGGCCATGCGGTGCACCGCGCCATCGTCTGGCAGGATCGCCGCACCTCGGCCTATTGCCAGGAGCTGAAGGCGCAAGGCCACGAAGAGATGGTGACGGATCGTACCGGTCTACTGCTCGATCCCTACTTCTCGTCGACAAAACTGAAATTCATCCTCGACGAGGTCGATCCCGACCGCAGCCGCGCCAAGGCGGGCAAGCTTCTGTTTGGCACGGTCGACACGTTCCTGATCTGGAAGCTCACCGGCGGCAAGGTACATGCAACCGATGCGACCAATGCCTGCCGCACGATGCTTTACGACATCCGCAAGGGGCGTTGGTCAACGTCGATCTGCAAGCTCTTGGATATCCCCGTGGAAATGCTGCCCGAGGTCCGCGACAGCGCAGCGGAATACGGCGTGACGCGCGGCGATCTGTTCGGGCGCGAGATCCCGATCCTGGGCGTTGCGGGCGACCAGCAGGCCGCCACGATCGGTCAGGCCTGCTTCGAGCCGGGCATGCTCAAATCCACCTATGGCACGGGCTGTTTCGCGCTCATGAACACCGGGGCCGAGCCTGTGCGATCGGAGAACCGCCTGCTCACGACCATCGCCTATCAGCTCGACGGCAAGCCGACCTACGCGCTTGAAGGGTCCATCTTCATCGCGGGCGCGGTGGTGCAATGGCTGCGCGACGGGCTGAAGATCATCCGCGAGGCGAAGGAAACCCAGCCCATGGCGGAGCGCGCGGACGATACGCAGAATGTCGTTCTGGTTCCGGCCTTTACGGGCCTCGGTGCCCCCTATTGGAATGCCGAATGCCGTGGCGCGATCTTCGGGCTGACGCGCAATTCCGGGCCCGAGGAATTCGCGCGCGCCGCACTCGAAAGCGTGGGCTACCAAACGCGTGATCTTCTGGACGCCATGCGCGCGGACTGGAAAGGCGATGGCGCGGGCCGGACCTTGCGCGTCGATGGCGGGATGTCGGCCTCCGATTTCGCCATGCAATTTCTGGCAGATATCATCGGCGCGGACGTGGACCGGCCGGAGGTTCTGGAGACGACCGCGATGGGCGCGGCCTGGCTCGCCGGGATGAAGGCGGGCATCTACCCCGACCGCGACGGGTTCGCCGCAATGTGGGCGCTCGATCGCAAGTTCGAACCGTCGATGGACGCTGACACGCGCGAGGAAAAATACGCCTCCTGGCAACGCGCGGTGGCGGCGGCCCAGGCCTTCTGA
- a CDS encoding xanthine dehydrogenase family protein molybdopterin-binding subunit produces the protein MSAKDITRRVFLAGSVAIAGGAAFGIYAARRPHDNPLEAKLSAGAAALTPYVKIDASGVTLITPRADSGQGAYHVQAALIAEELDVDLENIAIDPGPPDAAYWNGALATEAAEFMVPAAGLVRNATEATVATALKVMGLQITGGSTTVPDAFDKLRAAGASARETIKAAAADRLGVDAMDLSTEAGHVIAPDGTRIAYTELAADLSGRAVVQDVPLRAPETWRYINKGIQRLDIVPKSTGTQAYGIDANLPGMVHATVLMNPAQGGALDSFDTAEAMKLRGVQAVIPITGGLGIVADNTWRAFRARAAIAATWGKPDFPTEQADHWAALEAAFTEDARDSRKRDDGDVEANLGSEAISAEYRAPYLAHAPLEPVNAVVRVDEDGAEVWTGTQIPRFIQRNVARITGLTPDQVTVHVLAMGGSFGHRLEDEVVKQATEIAMQMPGTPVKLTYQREEDMIHDYPRQIAMARMRGAVRDGQVEALDLGIAMPSVMASQMARQNQPVPGPDSQIVAGAWDQPFAIPHQRVTGYRAQPLAPISSWRSVGASSNGFFYNAALDELIHAAGADPLQERLRLTSDPLARAVLETVGEMADWSGPNPAPGRGRGIALTRSFGVHCAEIIEVSDTEDGIRIDNVWVAAEVGRVVDPVNFENQVQGGVIWALGHAMNCEITYAGGVAQQDNYYAHEGMRMRQAPRITVRGLENGDRVTGIGEPPVPPAAPALAGAIFAATGTRLREMPFNKFVTFA, from the coding sequence ATGAGCGCGAAGGACATTACCCGCCGGGTCTTCCTCGCGGGATCCGTCGCGATTGCGGGCGGCGCGGCTTTCGGCATCTATGCCGCGCGGCGCCCCCATGACAATCCGCTGGAGGCCAAGCTGAGCGCGGGTGCCGCGGCGCTCACCCCTTACGTCAAGATCGACGCGTCGGGCGTAACGCTGATCACGCCGCGCGCGGATTCCGGTCAGGGCGCCTACCACGTCCAGGCCGCGCTCATTGCCGAAGAGCTGGATGTCGACCTCGAAAACATCGCCATCGATCCCGGCCCGCCCGATGCCGCCTATTGGAACGGCGCCCTTGCGACGGAGGCGGCGGAATTCATGGTCCCCGCCGCCGGACTCGTTCGCAATGCCACCGAAGCGACAGTCGCCACCGCGCTCAAGGTGATGGGGCTGCAAATCACCGGCGGCTCGACCACCGTGCCGGACGCTTTCGACAAGCTGCGTGCCGCAGGCGCTTCGGCGCGCGAGACGATCAAGGCGGCAGCGGCAGACCGTCTTGGCGTCGATGCGATGGACCTCTCCACCGAGGCGGGCCATGTGATTGCGCCGGATGGAACCCGGATCGCCTATACCGAGCTTGCCGCCGATCTGTCGGGCCGCGCGGTTGTTCAGGACGTGCCGCTCCGTGCGCCCGAGACGTGGCGCTACATCAATAAGGGCATCCAGCGCCTTGATATCGTGCCGAAATCCACCGGAACGCAGGCCTACGGGATCGATGCCAACTTGCCCGGCATGGTTCATGCGACGGTGCTGATGAACCCCGCGCAAGGCGGCGCGCTCGACAGTTTCGACACGGCAGAGGCGATGAAACTGCGCGGCGTGCAGGCGGTCATTCCGATCACCGGTGGCCTCGGCATCGTGGCGGATAATACCTGGCGCGCCTTCCGGGCGCGCGCGGCAATCGCGGCGACTTGGGGCAAACCCGATTTCCCCACCGAACAGGCCGATCACTGGGCCGCACTCGAGGCCGCGTTCACCGAGGACGCCCGCGACAGCCGCAAACGCGACGATGGCGATGTGGAGGCAAATCTCGGATCGGAGGCGATCAGCGCCGAATACCGCGCGCCCTACCTCGCCCATGCGCCGCTGGAGCCGGTAAACGCCGTGGTGCGGGTGGACGAAGACGGAGCGGAGGTCTGGACCGGCACGCAGATCCCGCGCTTCATCCAGCGCAACGTGGCCCGGATCACCGGGTTAACGCCTGATCAGGTCACGGTGCATGTGCTGGCGATGGGCGGCTCCTTCGGCCACAGGCTCGAGGACGAGGTCGTCAAGCAAGCCACGGAAATCGCGATGCAAATGCCCGGCACGCCCGTGAAGCTGACCTATCAGCGCGAGGAGGACATGATCCACGATTATCCCCGGCAGATCGCCATGGCGCGGATGCGGGGGGCCGTGAGGGATGGTCAGGTCGAGGCGCTCGATCTCGGGATCGCGATGCCGTCGGTGATGGCGTCTCAGATGGCGCGGCAGAACCAGCCCGTGCCCGGCCCCGACAGCCAGATCGTCGCCGGTGCCTGGGACCAGCCCTTCGCGATCCCGCACCAGCGCGTAACGGGATATCGCGCACAGCCGCTGGCGCCGATCTCGTCCTGGCGGTCCGTGGGCGCGTCTTCGAACGGCTTTTTCTACAATGCCGCGCTCGACGAGCTGATCCATGCAGCGGGGGCAGATCCCTTGCAGGAGCGCCTGCGCCTGACCTCGGATCCGCTGGCCCGCGCCGTTCTGGAAACGGTGGGCGAAATGGCTGACTGGTCCGGTCCGAACCCGGCACCGGGACGCGGACGGGGCATCGCCCTGACCCGCAGCTTCGGCGTTCATTGCGCTGAAATCATTGAGGTTTCGGATACGGAGGACGGCATCCGCATCGACAATGTCTGGGTCGCCGCGGAAGTCGGCCGCGTGGTCGATCCGGTCAATTTCGAAAACCAAGTGCAGGGTGGCGTGATCTGGGCCCTGGGCCACGCGATGAATTGCGAGATCACCTATGCTGGCGGTGTGGCGCAGCAGGACAATTATTACGCGCATGAGGGAATGCGGATGCGGCAGGCCCCCCGGATCACGGTCCGCGGATTGGAAAACGGCGACCGTGTGACCGGGATCGGCGAGCCACCTGTCCCGCCTGCCGCCCCCGCGCTTGCGGGCGCGATCTTCGCGGCGACTGGCACGCGGCTGCGCGAAATGCCGTTCAACAAATTCGTCACCTTTGCCTGA
- a CDS encoding (2Fe-2S)-binding protein — protein sequence MQLTVNGTPREVDVEEDMPLLWVLRDELGITGVKYGCGAGLCGACTVHLDGVAVRSCQTWAADAEGAEVTTIEGLGTPEALHAVQEAWIAHQVAQCGYCQSGQIMQAADLLATTPAPTDADIDAAMNGNLCRCGTYPRIRAAIHDAARRLQEA from the coding sequence ATGCAACTGACCGTGAACGGGACCCCGCGCGAGGTCGACGTGGAAGAAGACATGCCGCTTTTGTGGGTGCTTCGCGATGAATTGGGGATCACGGGCGTCAAATATGGCTGCGGCGCGGGACTCTGCGGGGCCTGCACGGTGCATCTCGACGGGGTCGCGGTACGGTCCTGCCAGACCTGGGCCGCGGATGCCGAGGGCGCGGAGGTCACAACAATCGAAGGGCTTGGCACGCCGGAGGCGCTGCACGCGGTGCAGGAAGCCTGGATCGCGCATCAGGTGGCGCAATGTGGTTATTGCCAGTCCGGCCAGATCATGCAGGCCGCCGATCTTCTGGCGACGACACCCGCCCCCACGGATGCAGATATCGACGCGGCGATGAACGGCAATCTCTGCCGCTGTGGCACATATCCTCGGATCCGGGCGGCCATCCACGACGCGGCCCGCCGCTTGCAGGAGGCATGA
- a CDS encoding pyridoxal phosphate-dependent aminotransferase: MIFSENLSRLGTESAFVVLGRAARLAAEGRDIINLGIGQPDFRTPDHIVEAGVKALRDGHHGYTPANGLPALREAVAADLERRHGAAVDPGNVVVVPGGKPTMFFAILMFGEPGAEILHPNPGFPIYESVIRYSGATPVPIALKEENGFAFSAETVLSQITPRTRLLIINSPANPTGGVTPKAEIDKLVKGLEAHPHVAILSDEIYSQMLYEGRSHVSLLQYPEIRDRLILLDGWSKTYAMTGWRLGYAVWPDAAVDHVTRLCINDHSCVNAAAQYAGLAALTGPQDAVTEMVAAFDARRKVIVDGLNALPGMRCADAGGAFYAFPNIEGTGLSATEAQDLFLEEAGVATVAGTAFGAHGEGFLRFSYANSEENIARALDRIGQVLSAR, encoded by the coding sequence ATGATCTTCAGCGAGAACCTGTCGCGCCTTGGCACAGAATCCGCCTTCGTCGTCCTGGGCCGCGCCGCGCGTCTGGCGGCAGAAGGGCGCGACATCATCAATCTCGGCATCGGGCAGCCGGATTTCCGCACGCCCGATCACATCGTCGAGGCCGGGGTCAAAGCGCTTCGGGATGGCCATCACGGCTATACACCCGCCAATGGCCTGCCCGCGCTGCGCGAGGCCGTCGCCGCCGATCTGGAGCGGCGCCATGGCGCGGCGGTCGATCCCGGCAATGTGGTCGTCGTCCCGGGCGGCAAGCCCACGATGTTCTTCGCGATCCTGATGTTCGGCGAACCGGGGGCGGAGATCCTTCACCCGAACCCGGGCTTCCCAATCTACGAATCTGTCATCCGCTATTCCGGCGCGACGCCCGTGCCCATCGCCCTGAAGGAAGAGAACGGCTTTGCCTTCTCCGCCGAAACGGTGCTGTCGCAGATCACGCCGCGCACCCGGCTCCTGATCATCAACTCGCCCGCGAACCCCACGGGCGGGGTGACGCCGAAGGCCGAAATCGACAAGCTTGTCAAAGGGCTGGAGGCGCATCCTCATGTGGCGATCCTCTCCGACGAGATCTATTCGCAGATGCTCTACGAGGGCCGCAGCCATGTCTCGCTGCTGCAATATCCCGAGATCCGCGATCGGCTGATCCTGCTCGATGGGTGGTCGAAGACCTATGCCATGACCGGCTGGCGGCTGGGCTACGCGGTTTGGCCCGATGCGGCGGTGGATCACGTCACGCGGCTCTGCATCAATGACCATTCCTGCGTGAACGCGGCGGCGCAATATGCAGGCCTTGCCGCACTGACCGGGCCGCAGGACGCGGTCACGGAGATGGTCGCGGCCTTTGACGCACGGCGCAAGGTCATCGTCGACGGGCTCAATGCGCTGCCGGGGATGCGCTGCGCGGATGCGGGCGGGGCGTTCTACGCTTTCCCGAATATCGAAGGCACCGGGCTGAGCGCCACGGAGGCGCAGGATCTGTTCCTGGAAGAGGCGGGCGTCGCCACCGTCGCGGGCACCGCGTTCGGCGCGCATGGCGAGGGGTTCCTGCGCTTCTCCTACGCCAATTCCGAGGAGAACATTGCCCGCGCGCTCGACCGGATCGGGCAGGTCCTTTCGGCGCGTTAG